Proteins encoded within one genomic window of Cucumis sativus cultivar 9930 chromosome 3, Cucumber_9930_V3, whole genome shotgun sequence:
- the LOC101210646 gene encoding uncharacterized protein LOC101210646 isoform X1, which translates to MILIHFLGHYFLSSKCGVWSVEEYSPVAVAIKFPAMAVAVSYCTSSSFLGYFPSEKLKSRGLVSPSAQATRINALFWGTKKSTVPNEIDYSLGDFTLTGAGPELFLIQGGSFSHSKPTKLSLSVVSSISEVSASDWDACALDTTGPKKYNPFLTHGFLSSLEETGCAVKETGWMPRHIVAKDESENILCVVPLYLKSHSYGEFVFDHSWADAYYSFGARYYPKLQCCVPFTPVTGPRILIRNTLFRDEIFDIIISALKDMATKSQLSSLHITFSSENEWQKLSEGGFLQRIGMQYHWKNRNYKDFNEFLMDMKQSKRKNIRQERKKIMTQNLTMKRLRGYEIKDKHWDAFYTFYRNTTDNKWGTPYLTRDFFHNMASKMGDQVLLVTAEEGTEFVAGALNLIGGDTLYGRLWGCHPRVYYPGLHFEACYYQAIEAAIELGLDTVEAGAQGEHKIQRGYMPVTTYSCHYLTDEGFRRAIDDFLVREANQVKAVIKLLHDSGPFKEGI; encoded by the exons ATGAtacttattcattttcttgggCATTACTTCCTAAGTTCCAAGTGTGGAGTGTGGAGTGTGGAGGAATATTCACCCGTAGCCGTAGCAATCAAATTCCCGGCCATGGCAGTTGCAGTCAGCTACTGCACCTCTTCCTCCTTTCTGGGTTACTTCCCATCT GAAAAATTGAAGTCCAGAGGCTTGGTTAGCCCTTCAGCTCAAGCAACTAGAATTAATGCGCTCTTTTGGGGAACTAAAAAGTCAACAGTACCCAATGAAATTGATTATTCATTGGGAGATTTTACTTTGACAGGGGCAGGCCCAGAG TTGTTCCTTATTCAGGGAGGCTCATTTTCTCATTCAAAACCTACAAAGCTGTCTCTTTCAGTTGTTTCCTCTATCTCAGAGGTTTCAGCCAGTGACTGGGATGCTTGTGCCCTGGATACTACTGGCCCTAAAAAGTACAATCCATTTCTAACCCATGGATTTCTTTCAAGCCTGGAGGAGACAGGTTGTGCTGTGAAG GAAACTGGATGGATGCCTCGCCACATTGTGGCTAAGGATGAAtcagaaaatattttatgtgttGTTCCACTTTATCTTAAAAG TCATTCCTATGGCGAATTTGTTTTTGATCATTCCTGGGCTGATGCATACTACAGTTTTGGTGCAAGATATTACCCAAAACTACAATGTTGTGTGCCTTTTACACCAGTGACTGGTCCAAGGATTTTAATCCGTAACACATTATTCAGAGATGAAATCTTTGACATTATAATTTCTGCTTTAAAGGATATGGCAACCAAG TCTCAGCTTTCTTCACTGCATATTACCTTCTCATCTGAAAACGAATGGCAAAAGCTAAGTGAAGGAGGGTTTCTGCAAAGGATCGGAATGCAGTACCATTGGAAGAATCGTAATTACAAAGA TTTTAATGAGTTTTTAATGGATATGAAGCAAAGTAAGAGGAAAAATATTCGTCAAGAGCGCAAAAAG ATCATGACTCAAAATTTGACTATGAAACGTCTCCGGGGTTATGAAATAAAG GATAAGCATTGGGATGCCTTCTATACATTCTACAGGAACACGACTGATAACAA GTGGGGCACCCCTTATCTCACTAGGGATTTCTTTCATAATATGGCCTCTAAGATGGGAGATCAGGTGTTATTAGTTACTGCAGAGGAAGGCACTGAATTTGTTGCTGGAGCGCTCAATCTCATTGGTGGAGATACTTTATATGGGCGGCTGTGGGGTTGTCACCCTAGAGTATACTATCCAGGCTTACATTTTGAAGCTTGTTATTATCAG GCAATAGAAGCAGCTATTGAGCTTGGTCTCGACACAGTAGAAGCAGGAGCTCAGGGCGAGCATAAGATTCAACGAGGTTACATGCCTGTAACTACTTACAGCTGTCATTATCTTACGGATGAAGGTTTCAGGAGGGCAATAGACGATTTCCTAGTGCGTGAAGCAAATCAG GTTAAGGCTGTGATAAAACTATTGCATGATTCTGGACCATTTAAAGAAGGTATATAA
- the LOC101210646 gene encoding uncharacterized protein LOC101210646 isoform X2, producing the protein MILIHFLGHYFLSSKCGVWSVEEYSPVAVAIKFPAMAVAVSYCTSSSFLGYFPSEKLKSRGLVSPSAQATRINALFWGTKKSTVPNEIDYSLGDFTLTGAGPEGGSFSHSKPTKLSLSVVSSISEVSASDWDACALDTTGPKKYNPFLTHGFLSSLEETGCAVKETGWMPRHIVAKDESENILCVVPLYLKSHSYGEFVFDHSWADAYYSFGARYYPKLQCCVPFTPVTGPRILIRNTLFRDEIFDIIISALKDMATKSQLSSLHITFSSENEWQKLSEGGFLQRIGMQYHWKNRNYKDFNEFLMDMKQSKRKNIRQERKKIMTQNLTMKRLRGYEIKDKHWDAFYTFYRNTTDNKWGTPYLTRDFFHNMASKMGDQVLLVTAEEGTEFVAGALNLIGGDTLYGRLWGCHPRVYYPGLHFEACYYQAIEAAIELGLDTVEAGAQGEHKIQRGYMPVTTYSCHYLTDEGFRRAIDDFLVREANQVKAVIKLLHDSGPFKEGI; encoded by the exons ATGAtacttattcattttcttgggCATTACTTCCTAAGTTCCAAGTGTGGAGTGTGGAGTGTGGAGGAATATTCACCCGTAGCCGTAGCAATCAAATTCCCGGCCATGGCAGTTGCAGTCAGCTACTGCACCTCTTCCTCCTTTCTGGGTTACTTCCCATCT GAAAAATTGAAGTCCAGAGGCTTGGTTAGCCCTTCAGCTCAAGCAACTAGAATTAATGCGCTCTTTTGGGGAACTAAAAAGTCAACAGTACCCAATGAAATTGATTATTCATTGGGAGATTTTACTTTGACAGGGGCAGGCCCAGAG GGAGGCTCATTTTCTCATTCAAAACCTACAAAGCTGTCTCTTTCAGTTGTTTCCTCTATCTCAGAGGTTTCAGCCAGTGACTGGGATGCTTGTGCCCTGGATACTACTGGCCCTAAAAAGTACAATCCATTTCTAACCCATGGATTTCTTTCAAGCCTGGAGGAGACAGGTTGTGCTGTGAAG GAAACTGGATGGATGCCTCGCCACATTGTGGCTAAGGATGAAtcagaaaatattttatgtgttGTTCCACTTTATCTTAAAAG TCATTCCTATGGCGAATTTGTTTTTGATCATTCCTGGGCTGATGCATACTACAGTTTTGGTGCAAGATATTACCCAAAACTACAATGTTGTGTGCCTTTTACACCAGTGACTGGTCCAAGGATTTTAATCCGTAACACATTATTCAGAGATGAAATCTTTGACATTATAATTTCTGCTTTAAAGGATATGGCAACCAAG TCTCAGCTTTCTTCACTGCATATTACCTTCTCATCTGAAAACGAATGGCAAAAGCTAAGTGAAGGAGGGTTTCTGCAAAGGATCGGAATGCAGTACCATTGGAAGAATCGTAATTACAAAGA TTTTAATGAGTTTTTAATGGATATGAAGCAAAGTAAGAGGAAAAATATTCGTCAAGAGCGCAAAAAG ATCATGACTCAAAATTTGACTATGAAACGTCTCCGGGGTTATGAAATAAAG GATAAGCATTGGGATGCCTTCTATACATTCTACAGGAACACGACTGATAACAA GTGGGGCACCCCTTATCTCACTAGGGATTTCTTTCATAATATGGCCTCTAAGATGGGAGATCAGGTGTTATTAGTTACTGCAGAGGAAGGCACTGAATTTGTTGCTGGAGCGCTCAATCTCATTGGTGGAGATACTTTATATGGGCGGCTGTGGGGTTGTCACCCTAGAGTATACTATCCAGGCTTACATTTTGAAGCTTGTTATTATCAG GCAATAGAAGCAGCTATTGAGCTTGGTCTCGACACAGTAGAAGCAGGAGCTCAGGGCGAGCATAAGATTCAACGAGGTTACATGCCTGTAACTACTTACAGCTGTCATTATCTTACGGATGAAGGTTTCAGGAGGGCAATAGACGATTTCCTAGTGCGTGAAGCAAATCAG GTTAAGGCTGTGATAAAACTATTGCATGATTCTGGACCATTTAAAGAAGGTATATAA
- the LOC101209987 gene encoding chloride channel protein CLC-c, whose translation MSTAKLLRHISDPIDENHDNNREIDPSDRLVGSPFTEDRDSVSLTFGEPLLRTSTARISTTSQLAIVGSNICPIESLDYEIIENELFKQDWRSRKKKEIFQYIILKWAFCLCIGLITGLVGFFNNIAVENIAGHKLRLTNNLMLKEKYFQAFVVYVGSNSALAIAAAILCAYIAPAAAGSGIPEVKAYLNGIDAYSILAPSTLFVKIFGSIFAVAGGFVVGKEGPMVHTGACIASLLGQGGSRKYRLTWKWLRYFKNDRDRRDLITCGAAAGVAAAFRAPVGGVLFALEEAASWWRSALLWRTFFTTAVVAVVLRSFMEFCRGGQCGLFGEGGLIMFKINTENSTYGTPDLIAIVLLGVIGGVFGSLYNYLVDKVLRTYSIINERGPGTKLILVVAVSILTTCVSFGLPWLSQCLPCPTDLDDQCPTVGRSGNYKNFQCPPGHYNDLASLFFNTNDDAIRNLFTSANDKHFQLSSLFVFFVSIYCLGIITYGIAVPSGLFIPVILAGASYGRIVGRLFGSVATLDVSLYALLGAASFLGGTMRMTVSLCVILLELTNNLLMLPLLMLVLLISKSVADIFNKGVYDQIVKMKGLPFMEAHAEPFMRQLVAGGVASGPLITFSGIEKVDNIVHALKMTNHNGFPVIDEPPFSDSSELCGLVLRSHLLVLLREKKFTKKKVSLRSEIWRGFKAHDFAKPGSGKGVKLEDLDFNEEELEMFVDLHPITNTSPYTVVESMSLAKAAILFHALGLRHLLVVPKTPGRPPIAGILTRHDFMPEHILGLYPHLNPHK comes from the exons atgTCTACAGCAAAGCTTCTTCGCCATATCTCTGACCCCATCGATGAAAATCATGACAACAACCGTGAAATCGACCCCTCCGACAGGCTTGTCGGATCGCCCTTCACCGAAGATAGAGATTCTGTTTCCCTTACTTTTGGCGAGCCACTCTTGCGTACTAGTACTGCCAGGATCAGTACTACCTCCCAGCTTGCCATTGTTGGTTCTAATATCTGTCCTATTGAGAGCCTCGACTACGA GATTATTGAGAATGAACTTTTCAAGCAGGATTGGAGgtccagaaaaaaaaaagagatatttCAGTATATCATCCTCAAATGGGCGTTTTGCCTTTGCATTGGTTTAATTACAGGGCTTGTTGGCTTCTTCAACAACATAGCTGTTGAGAATATTGCTGGTCACAAACTACGCTTAACAAATAATCTCATGCTCAAGGAAAA GTACTTTCAGGCATTTGTAGTATACGTTGGTTCCAATAGTGCGTTAGCTATTGCTGCTGCAATCCTCTGTGCCTATATTGCCCCTGCTGCTGCAGGTTCTGGTATACCTGAGGTGAAAGCATACCTCAACGGTATAGATGCTTATTCTATATTGGCTCCAAGTACCTTATTTGTGAAG ATTTTTGGTTCCATATTTGCTGTTGCCGGGGGATTTGTGGTGGGTAAGGAAGGGCCCATGGTTCATACTGGTGCATGCATTGCCTCATTACTGGGACAAGGAGGCTCTCGCAAATATCGCTTGACTTGGAAGTGGCTCAGATACTTTAAAAATGATAGGGACAGGCGGGATTTGATCACTTGTGGTGCAGCAGCTGGTGTAGCAGCTGCCTTTCGGGCTCCAGTTGGTGGCGTTCTCTTTGCACTTGAAGAAGCAGCTTCAtg GTGGAGGAGTGCTCTTCTCTGGAGGACCTTTTTCACGACTGCTGTAGTAGCTGTTGTCTTAAGGAGTTTCATGGAATTTTGCCGAGGGGGACAATGTGGGTTATTTGGCGAAGGGGGTCTCATCATGTTCAAAATCAATACTGAAAACTCCACTTATGGTACCCCAGATCTTATTGCGATTGTTTTACTTGGAGTTATTGGCGGTGTGTTTGGAAGCCTTTACAACTACCTCGTGGATAAGGTTCTCCGAACCTACAGCATCATAAATGA GAGAGGTCCCGGCACGAAACTTATCCTTGTCGTTGCCGTTTCCATATTGACAACTTGTGTCTCATTTGGTCTTCCTTGGCTCTCACAATGTTTACCGTGCCCAACTGACTTGGATGATCAATGCCCAACCGTTGGTCGCTCAGGAAACTACAAAAACTTCCAATGCCCACCTGGTCATTATAATgatcttgcttctttattttttaataccaACGATGATGCCATCCGAAACCTGTTCACATCTGCTAATGACAAGCATTTTCAGCTCTCCTCActttttgtcttctttgttTCTATCTATTGTCTTGGCATTATTACTTATGGCATTGCTGTGCCTTCTGGGCTCTTCATTCCTGTAATTCTGGCTGGGGCCTCTTATGGTCGCATTGTAGGGAGATTATTTGGTTCAGTTGCTACTCTTGATGTCAGTCTCTATGCCCTTCTCGGAGCTGCATCCTTCCTTGGTGGCACTATGAGAATGACTGTTTCTCTATGTGTCATACTTCTTGAGCTTACTAATAACCTTTTGATGCTCCCATTACTAATGTTGGTTCTTCTAATTTCAAAGTCGGTGGcagatatttttaataaaggTGTCTATGATCAGATTGTGAAGATGAAAGGACTACCTTTTATGGAAGCCCATGCAGAACCATTTATGAGGCAATTGGTCGCTGGTGGTGTGGCTTCTGGTCCCTTAATTACGTTTTCTGGGATCGAAAAGGTCGACAACATTGTCCATGCTTTGAAAATGACAAACCACAATGGGTTTCCTGTAATTGATGAACCGCCTTTCTCAGATAGTTCAGAGCTTTGTGGGCTTGTTCTGAGGTCTCATCTACTTGTTTTgcttagagaaaagaaatttactaAGAAAAAGGTGTCACTTAGATCAGAAATTTGGAGGGGCTTCAAAGCACATGATTTTGCAAAACCAGGTTCTGGCAAAGGGGTGAAACTGGAAGATTTGGACTTCAACGAGGAGGAGCTGGAAATGTTTGTTGATCTTCATCCCATTACAAACACGTCACCCTACACAGTGGTAGAATCAATGTCACTAGCTAAAGCGGCAATTCTCTTTCATGCACTGGGCTTAAGGCACTTGTTGGTGGTTCCGAAGACACCCGGG AGGCCTCCTATTGCTGGAATTCTTACACGACACGACTTCATGCCGGAGCATATTCTGGGACTTTACCCGCATCTCAACCCCCACAAGTAG
- the LOC101210402 gene encoding guanine nucleotide-binding protein-like NSN1, with product MVKKSKKSKSKRVSLKKKYKIIRKVKEHHKKKAKEAKKLSFKGKSKVEKDPGIPNDWPFKEQELKALEARRARALDEMEQKKAARKERAQKRKLGLLDDDNVASVEQSLGETKAEDNSVGPVRSRDNSDRAFYKELVKVIDASDVILEVLDARDPLGTRCIDMEKMVMKAGPDKHLVLLLNKIDLVPREAVEKWLNYLREELPAVAFKCSTQEQRSNLGWKSSKTSKTKTSNLLQRSDCLGAETLIKLLKNYSRSYEIKKSITVGVIGLPNVGKSSLINSLKRSHVVNVGATPGLTRSMQEVHLDKNVKLLDCPGVVMLRTKENEPSIALRNCKRIEKLEDPIAPVKEILKLCPSKTLVTLYKLSSFDTVDDFLQKVAVIRGKLKKGGIVDVAAAARIVLHDWNEGKIPYYTMPPVRNQEPSEARIVSELGKEFDIDAVYSGESSFIGSLKSADDFNPVEVPPSCPPNFDESMQEQENENAQSSTQDNEVLENKMNNSEDESMEQEEDGNGEGKGKGQDATSRQNEKLYSAEGILNTKMRRAEKKQRKKANKSSVSMDAMEDDDYDFKVDFKKK from the exons ATGGTGAAGAAGAGCAAAA AGAGTAAAAGTAAGAGGGtttctttaaagaagaagTACAAGATCATTAGAAAGGTGAAGGAGCATCACAAGAAGAAGGCTAAGGAAGCCAAGAAGCTAAGCTTCAAGGGCAAAAGCAAGGTTGAGAAGGACCCAGGTATTCCCAATGATTGGCCTTTCAAGGAACAGGAGCTCAAGGCTCTTGAAGCTCGTCGTGCTCGAGCTCTTGATGAGATGGAACAAAAGAAAGCAGCTCGGAAGGAGAGG GCACAAAAGAGAAAGTTGGGGTTGCTAGATGATGATAATGTGGCCTCTGTAGAGCAAAGCTTAGGAGAGACAAAAGCTGAAGACAACTCTGTTGGGCCTGTGCGTAGTCGTG ATAACTCAGATAGGGCTTTCTACAAGGAATTGGTTAAAGTTATTGACGCATCAGATGTCATTTTAGAAGTCTTGGATGCACGGGATCCCCTTGGCACCCGTTGTATTGATATGGAGAAGATGGTGATGAAAGCGGGTCCTGATAAGCATCTTGTATTACTACTGAATAAAATTG ATCTTGTCCCTCGAGAGGCTGTTGAGAAGTGGCTTAATTATCTGAGAGAAGAATTGCCTGCTGTTGCCTTCAAGTGTAGCACACAAGAACAAAGGTCCAACTTAGGTTGGAAATCTTCAAAGacatccaaaacaaaaacaagtaatTTATTGCAGAGAAGTGACTGTCTTGGAGCCGAAACTCTTATTAAACTGTTGAAGAATTACTCGAGAAGTTATGAG attaaaaaatcaattaccGTGGGCGTCATTGGCTTGCCTAATGTTGGTAAGAGCAGTCTTATTAATAGTCTGAAGAGATCTCATGTTGTCAACGTTGGAGCTACTCCAGGATTAACAAGATCAATGCAAGAAGTCCATCTAgacaaaaatgtcaaattgtTGGATTGTCCCGGTGTTGTAATGCTAAGAACTAAAGAAAATGAGCCATCTATAGCTCTTAGGAATTGCAAAAGAATAGAGAAGTTGGAAGATCCCATTGCTCCTG TGAAGGAGATCTTGAAGCTTTGCCCTTCCAAAACCTTGGTAACTCTATATAAGCTTTCAAGCTTCGATACGGTTGATGATTTTCTGCAGAAGGTAGCTGTTATTCGAGGCAAACTTAAGAAAGGTGGTATCGTGGATGTTGCAGCTGCTGCTAGGATTGTTTTGCATGACTGGAACGAAg GTAAAATTCCATATTATACAATGCCGCCAGTTAGAAATCAAGAACCTTCAGAGGCAAGGATCGTCTCAGAGCTTGGGAAAGAGTTCGATATTGATGCAGTTTATAGTGGTGAATCATCATTCATTGGAAGCCTAAAATCTGCGGATGATTTCAATCCTGTTGAAGTTCCCCCGAGTTGTCCACCAAATTTTGACGAGAGTATGCAAGAGCAAGAG AATGAGAATGCTCAATCGTCTACTCAAGACAACGAAGTCCTGGAGAATAAGATGAACAATAGCGAGGACGAGTCCATGGAGCAGGAAGAAGATGGCAACGGTGAAGGCAAAGGCAAGGGACAAGATGCAACTAGCAGGCAGAACGAGAAATTGTATTCAGCAGAAGGTATTCTAAATACGAAAATGAGGAGAGCTGAGAAGAAGCAAAGGAAAAAAGCTAACAAATCCTCCGTGTCTATGGATGCTATGGAAGACGATGACTATGACTTTAAAGTGGatttcaaaaagaaatga